One stretch of Streptomyces sp. R21 DNA includes these proteins:
- a CDS encoding HU family DNA-binding protein gives MNRSELVAALADRAEVTRKDADAVLAAFAETVGEIVAKGDEKVTIPGFLTFERTHRAARTARNPQTGDPIQIPAGYSVKVSAGSKLKEAAKGK, from the coding sequence ATGAACCGCAGTGAGCTGGTGGCCGCGCTGGCCGACCGTGCCGAGGTGACTCGCAAGGACGCCGACGCCGTTCTGGCTGCCTTCGCCGAGACCGTCGGCGAGATCGTCGCCAAGGGCGACGAGAAGGTCACCATCCCCGGCTTCCTGACCTTCGAGCGCACCCACCGTGCCGCTCGCACCGCGCGCAACCCGCAGACCGGCGACCCGATCCAGATCCCGGCCGGCTACAGCGTGAAGGTCTCCGCGGGCAGCAAGCTCAAGGAAGCCGCCAAGGGCAAGTAG
- the murA gene encoding UDP-N-acetylglucosamine 1-carboxyvinyltransferase yields MTVNGSDDVLLVHGGTPLEGEIRVRGAKNLVPKAMVAALLGSEPSRLRNVPDIRDVRVVRGLLQLHGVTVRPGEEPGELVLDPSHVESANVADIDAHAGSSRIPILLCGPLLHRLGHAFIPGLGGCDIGGRPIDFHFEVLRQFGATIEKRADGQYLEAPQRLRGTKIKLPYPSVGATEQVLLTAVLAEGVTELANAAVEPEIEDLICVLQKMGAIIAMDTDRTIRITGVDSLGGYNHAALPDRLEAASWASAALATEGNIYVRGAQQRSMMTFLNTYRKVGGAFAIDDEGIRFWHPGGQLKSIALETDVHPGFQTDWQQPLVVALTQATGLSIIHETVYESRLGFTSALNQMGAHIQLYRECLGGSNCRFGQRNFLHSAVVSGPTKLQGADLVIPDLRGGFSYLIAALAAQGTSRVHGIDLINRGYENFMEKLVELGAKVELPGKALG; encoded by the coding sequence ATGACCGTCAACGGCTCAGATGACGTCCTGCTTGTCCACGGCGGAACCCCGCTCGAGGGCGAGATCCGTGTCCGCGGTGCGAAGAACCTCGTGCCAAAGGCCATGGTCGCCGCGCTGCTTGGCAGCGAGCCGAGCCGGCTGCGCAATGTTCCCGACATCCGCGACGTCCGCGTCGTACGCGGGCTGCTGCAACTGCACGGTGTGACGGTCCGTCCGGGCGAGGAGCCGGGCGAGCTGGTACTCGACCCGTCGCACGTGGAGAGCGCGAACGTCGCGGACATCGACGCGCACGCGGGTTCGTCCCGTATCCCGATCCTCCTCTGCGGTCCGCTGCTGCACCGCCTCGGCCACGCGTTCATCCCGGGCCTCGGCGGCTGCGACATCGGCGGCCGGCCCATCGACTTCCACTTCGAGGTGCTGCGGCAGTTCGGCGCGACGATCGAGAAGCGGGCGGACGGGCAGTACCTGGAGGCTCCGCAGCGGCTGCGCGGCACGAAGATCAAGCTGCCGTACCCGTCCGTGGGCGCCACCGAGCAGGTGCTGCTGACGGCCGTCCTCGCGGAGGGCGTCACCGAGCTCGCCAACGCCGCGGTGGAGCCGGAGATCGAGGACCTGATCTGCGTCCTGCAGAAAATGGGCGCGATCATCGCGATGGACACCGACCGCACCATCCGCATCACCGGTGTCGACTCCCTCGGCGGCTACAACCACGCGGCCCTCCCGGACCGCCTGGAGGCCGCCTCGTGGGCTTCCGCGGCGCTGGCGACCGAAGGAAACATCTACGTCCGCGGCGCCCAGCAGCGCTCGATGATGACGTTCCTGAACACCTACCGGAAGGTCGGCGGCGCCTTCGCGATCGACGACGAGGGCATCCGCTTCTGGCACCCGGGCGGCCAGCTCAAGTCGATCGCGCTGGAGACGGACGTCCACCCCGGTTTCCAGACCGACTGGCAGCAGCCGCTGGTCGTCGCCCTCACCCAGGCCACCGGCCTCTCGATCATCCACGAGACGGTCTACGAGTCCCGCCTGGGCTTCACCTCCGCGCTCAACCAGATGGGCGCACACATCCAGCTCTACCGCGAGTGCCTCGGCGGCTCGAACTGCCGCTTCGGCCAGCGCAACTTCCTGCACTCCGCGGTCGTGTCCGGCCCGACGAAGCTCCAGGGCGCCGACCTGGTCATCCCGGACCTCCGCGGCGGCTTCTCGTACCTCATCGCGGCCCTCGCGGCCCAGGGCACCTCGCGCGTGCACGGCATCGACCTGATCAACCGCGGCTACGAGAACTTCATGGAGAAGCTGGTCGAGCTGGGCGCGAAGGTGGAGCTGCCGGGCAAGGCGCTGGGCTGA
- a CDS encoding YqgE/AlgH family protein produces MTEVSSLTGRLLVATPALADPNFDRAVVLLLDHDEEGSLGVVLNRPTPVDVGDILEAWADLAGEPGVVFQGGPVSLDSALGVAVIPGGASGEKAPLGWRRVHGAIGLVDLEAPPELLASALGSLRIFAGYSGWGPGQLEDELTEGAWYVVESEPGDVSSPSPERLWREVLRRQRNELAMVATYPDDPSLN; encoded by the coding sequence ATGACCGAGGTGTCCTCGCTCACAGGGCGGCTGCTCGTGGCCACGCCCGCCCTGGCGGACCCGAACTTCGACCGCGCGGTGGTGCTGCTCCTCGACCACGACGAGGAGGGCTCGCTCGGTGTCGTCCTCAACCGGCCGACCCCGGTGGACGTGGGCGACATCCTGGAGGCCTGGGCGGACCTGGCCGGCGAACCCGGTGTGGTCTTCCAGGGCGGCCCGGTCTCCCTCGACTCGGCGCTCGGCGTCGCGGTCATCCCCGGCGGCGCCTCCGGGGAGAAGGCCCCGCTCGGCTGGCGCCGTGTGCACGGCGCGATCGGCCTCGTCGACCTGGAGGCCCCGCCCGAGCTGCTCGCCTCCGCCCTGGGCTCGCTGCGGATCTTCGCCGGCTACTCGGGCTGGGGCCCGGGCCAGCTGGAGGACGAGCTGACCGAGGGCGCCTGGTACGTCGTCGAGTCCGAGCCCGGAGACGTCTCCTCGCCGTCCCCGGAGCGCCTCTGGCGCGAGGTCCTGCGCCGCCAGCGCAACGAGCTGGCGATGGTGGCCACGTACCCGGACGACCCTTCGCTCAACTGA
- a CDS encoding DUF3039 domain-containing protein has translation MSTLEPETQPQRGTGTGTLVEPTPQTSHGDGDHERFAHYVQKDKIMASALDGTPVVALCGKVWVPGRDPKKYPVCPMCKEIYESMGAGGDKDKDGKGGKGK, from the coding sequence ATGAGCACTCTTGAGCCTGAGACCCAGCCCCAGCGAGGTACTGGGACGGGGACCCTCGTAGAGCCGACGCCGCAGACGTCGCACGGCGACGGTGACCACGAGCGCTTCGCCCACTATGTCCAGAAGGACAAGATCATGGCGAGCGCCCTCGACGGCACGCCCGTCGTGGCCCTCTGCGGCAAGGTGTGGGTCCCGGGCCGCGACCCGAAAAAGTACCCCGTGTGTCCCATGTGCAAGGAGATCTACGAGTCCATGGGCGCCGGCGGTGACAAGGACAAGGACGGCAAGGGCGGCAAGGGCAAGTAG
- a CDS encoding extracellular solute-binding protein, with protein sequence MKLSARTAAAAAALALAGLTATACAPQASDNSASGKDEKTGTLRVWLFQEVNNKPKEQVVDKAVAAFRKSHKGTEVSIEYIPVETRAQRIKAAFNDPKSAPDVIEYGNTDTAGYVHDGGLADVTGEFTAWSEAKDTDPTARQSVTVDGRIYGAPYFVGVRALYYRTDLFKELGLEVPKTQAELIDAAHRIRAAEPDLYGLAVGGAYTYGAMPFVWADGGEIAVGKGGSYASAIDSAAAQKGIKAYTSLFGDDNCPAAKCAGMGGNDTVTAFASGKAGMAIGGDFSHTAIEAGKVKGKYAVVPLPGLKAGEIAPAFAGGNNIGVLKSTTHRTLAVDLMERLTSKKTQAELFDAMGFLPTFTDVRDEVAAKKPFVAPFVKTLASGTKFVPASPAWAEIDASLVLPTMFQEVVSGKKDVAAASKDAAKKMNDAFSTVG encoded by the coding sequence ATGAAGCTCTCTGCCCGAACGGCCGCCGCTGCCGCGGCCCTCGCCCTCGCGGGCCTCACCGCCACCGCCTGCGCCCCCCAGGCCTCCGACAACTCCGCCTCCGGCAAGGACGAGAAGACCGGCACCCTCCGGGTCTGGCTCTTCCAGGAGGTCAACAACAAGCCGAAGGAGCAGGTCGTCGACAAGGCGGTCGCCGCCTTCAGGAAGTCCCACAAGGGCACCGAGGTCAGCATCGAGTACATCCCCGTGGAGACCCGCGCCCAGCGCATCAAGGCCGCCTTCAACGACCCGAAGAGCGCCCCGGACGTCATCGAGTACGGCAACACGGACACCGCCGGGTACGTCCATGACGGCGGACTCGCCGATGTCACCGGCGAGTTCACCGCCTGGAGCGAGGCCAAGGACACCGACCCGACGGCCCGGCAGTCCGTGACGGTCGACGGCAGGATCTACGGCGCCCCCTACTTCGTCGGCGTCCGTGCCCTTTACTACCGCACCGACCTCTTCAAGGAACTCGGGCTCGAAGTCCCGAAGACCCAGGCCGAGTTGATCGACGCGGCGCACCGGATCCGCGCGGCCGAGCCCGACCTGTACGGACTCGCGGTCGGCGGCGCCTACACATACGGCGCCATGCCCTTCGTGTGGGCCGACGGCGGTGAGATCGCGGTCGGCAAGGGCGGCTCGTACGCCTCCGCCATCGACAGCGCGGCCGCCCAGAAGGGCATCAAGGCCTACACCTCGCTCTTCGGCGACGACAACTGTCCCGCCGCCAAGTGCGCGGGCATGGGCGGCAACGACACCGTGACGGCCTTCGCGTCCGGCAAGGCGGGCATGGCCATCGGCGGCGACTTCAGCCATACGGCGATCGAGGCCGGGAAGGTCAAGGGCAAGTACGCGGTCGTACCGCTGCCGGGTCTGAAGGCGGGGGAGATCGCCCCGGCGTTCGCGGGCGGCAACAACATCGGCGTACTGAAGAGCACCACGCACCGCACCCTCGCCGTCGACCTGATGGAGCGGCTGACGTCGAAGAAGACGCAGGCCGAACTCTTCGACGCCATGGGCTTTCTGCCGACGTTCACCGATGTGCGCGACGAGGTCGCCGCGAAGAAGCCCTTCGTCGCGCCGTTTGTGAAGACGCTCGCCTCCGGCACCAAGTTCGTGCCGGCCTCACCCGCCTGGGCCGAGATCGACGCCTCGCTGGTGCTGCCGACGATGTTCCAGGAGGTCGTCAGCGGCAAGAAGGACGTGGCGGCGGCTTCGAAGGACGCGGCGAAGAAGATGAACGACGCCTTCAGCACCGTGGGCTGA
- a CDS encoding carbohydrate ABC transporter permease — MTAHDTTTLVERSAGTVADAPAARGPRRRGGGWTPWLYLAPALVVLGGLLVYPVYQLGLISFLEYTQAQVSGGEPTTFQGFGNYATLFADGQFWQVLLATVVFAAACVVSTLTVGCALAVLLTRVRALPRLALMLAALGAWATPAITGSTVWLLLFDPDFGPVNRVLGLGDHSWTYGRYSAFALVLLEVVWCSFPFVMVTVYAGIRAVPGEVLEAAALDGASQWRVWRSVLAPLLRPILVVVTIQSVIWDFKVFTQIYVMTNGGGIAGQNLVLNVYAYQKAFASSQYSLGSAIGVVMLAILLAVTLVYLRLLKRQGEEL, encoded by the coding sequence ATGACCGCGCACGACACCACCACTCTCGTCGAGCGGTCCGCGGGTACGGTGGCCGACGCCCCCGCCGCTCGCGGACCCCGACGCCGGGGCGGCGGCTGGACACCCTGGCTGTACCTCGCCCCCGCCCTTGTCGTCCTCGGCGGCCTGCTCGTCTATCCCGTCTACCAGCTCGGCCTGATCTCGTTCCTCGAGTACACCCAGGCCCAGGTCAGCGGCGGCGAGCCGACGACCTTCCAGGGCTTCGGCAACTACGCGACCCTCTTCGCGGACGGCCAGTTCTGGCAGGTGCTGCTGGCCACCGTGGTGTTCGCGGCGGCCTGCGTCGTCTCGACGCTCACGGTCGGCTGCGCGCTCGCCGTGCTCCTCACCCGTGTACGGGCCCTGCCGCGCCTCGCGCTGATGCTGGCCGCGCTCGGCGCCTGGGCCACCCCGGCGATCACCGGCTCCACGGTCTGGCTGCTCCTCTTCGACCCCGACTTCGGCCCGGTCAACCGGGTCCTCGGACTCGGCGACCACTCCTGGACGTACGGCCGCTACAGCGCCTTCGCCCTCGTCCTGCTCGAAGTGGTCTGGTGCTCCTTCCCGTTCGTGATGGTGACGGTCTACGCCGGGATCCGCGCCGTACCGGGCGAGGTCCTGGAGGCCGCCGCCCTGGACGGCGCCTCGCAGTGGCGGGTGTGGCGGTCCGTCCTCGCGCCGCTGCTCCGGCCGATCCTGGTCGTCGTCACCATCCAGTCGGTGATCTGGGACTTCAAGGTCTTCACCCAGATCTACGTGATGACGAACGGCGGCGGCATCGCGGGCCAGAACCTCGTGCTGAACGTGTACGCGTACCAGAAGGCGTTCGCCTCCTCGCAGTACAGCCTCGGCTCGGCGATCGGCGTCGTGATGCTCGCGATCCTGCTCGCCGTCACGCTCGTATATCTGCGGTTGCTCAAGCGGCAGGGGGAGGAACTGTGA
- a CDS encoding carbohydrate ABC transporter permease — MSLVGNALRRPWRLAAEVSALLIAAVVAFPLYWMVLSAFKPAGEIESTEPRPWTLSPSLGSFRRVFGQQEFGRYFLNSLVVACSVVVVSALIAFLAATAVTRFHFRFRTTLLIMFLVAQMVPVEALTIPLFFLMRDFGQLNTLGSLILPHIAFSLPFAIWMLRGFVKAVPEALEEAACLDGASRARFLWQILFPLVFPGLVATSVFSFISAWNDFLFAKSFIISDTSQSTLPMALLVFYKPDEPDWGGVMAASTVMTIPVLVFFVLVQRRLVSGLGGAVKD, encoded by the coding sequence GTGAGCCTCGTCGGAAACGCTCTACGGCGCCCGTGGCGGCTCGCCGCCGAGGTGTCGGCCCTGCTGATCGCGGCGGTCGTCGCGTTCCCCCTCTACTGGATGGTGCTGAGCGCCTTCAAACCGGCCGGGGAGATCGAGTCCACCGAGCCGCGGCCCTGGACGCTCTCGCCCTCCCTGGGTTCCTTCCGGCGCGTCTTCGGACAACAGGAATTCGGCCGGTACTTCCTCAACAGCCTGGTGGTCGCCTGCTCCGTGGTCGTCGTCTCCGCGCTGATCGCCTTTCTCGCGGCGACGGCGGTGACCAGATTCCACTTCCGGTTCCGGACCACTCTGCTGATCATGTTCCTGGTCGCGCAGATGGTGCCGGTGGAGGCGCTGACCATCCCGCTGTTCTTCCTGATGCGCGACTTCGGTCAGCTGAACACGCTGGGCTCGCTGATCCTGCCGCACATCGCTTTTTCGCTGCCGTTCGCGATCTGGATGCTGCGGGGATTCGTGAAGGCGGTTCCGGAAGCGCTGGAGGAGGCCGCCTGCCTCGACGGGGCGAGCCGGGCCCGATTCCTCTGGCAGATTCTTTTCCCGCTCGTCTTCCCGGGGTTGGTGGCCACGAGCGTCTTCTCGTTCATCTCGGCCTGGAACGACTTCCTGTTCGCCAAGTCCTTCATCATCAGCGACACCTCCCAGTCCACCCTGCCGATGGCCCTCCTCGTCTTCTACAAGCCGGACGAGCCCGACTGGGGCGGCGTGATGGCCGCCTCCACGGTCATGACGATTCCGGTGCTCGTGTTCTTCGTACTCGTACAGCGACGGCTGGTCTCCGGACTGGGCGGAGCGGTAAAGGACTGA